A part of Pararoseomonas sp. SCSIO 73927 genomic DNA contains:
- a CDS encoding branched-chain amino acid ABC transporter permease, whose translation MLATVLQALVSGLAIGGVYALIALSFSITFTTTRTLNFAQGEFIGVGAFLGVTVLYALSSGEGGSFAALAPAASAGLRYPVAAVAVGAALGALGLLLFLAAVRPFAGKPGMSWVMSTIGFGIILQSLGLAVWGPAPVNMPSPFGDDVIRLGGAGVRPQELAVLTVAVLLMLGFDLVMRRTRLGKAMRAVAHDPNVAALMGINVTAVMLGAFALSSALAGIGGVLVAPIASASLFMGVGIALKAFSGAILGGLDNPRGCIFGGFALGLMESGVALWQAQWREIAVFLLIILVLAIRPNGLFGRRALDKV comes from the coding sequence GTGCTGGCAACCGTGCTGCAGGCCCTGGTGAGCGGGCTGGCGATCGGCGGCGTCTACGCCCTGATCGCGCTCAGCTTCAGCATCACCTTCACTACCACCCGCACGCTGAACTTCGCCCAGGGCGAGTTCATCGGCGTGGGCGCCTTCCTCGGCGTCACCGTGCTCTACGCCCTCTCCTCGGGCGAGGGCGGCAGCTTCGCCGCGCTGGCGCCGGCCGCCTCCGCCGGCCTCCGCTATCCCGTGGCGGCGGTGGCCGTGGGCGCCGCCCTCGGCGCGCTGGGCCTCCTGCTGTTCCTGGCGGCGGTCCGGCCCTTCGCGGGGAAGCCCGGCATGTCCTGGGTGATGAGCACGATCGGCTTCGGCATCATCTTGCAGTCCCTCGGCCTCGCCGTCTGGGGGCCGGCGCCGGTGAACATGCCTTCCCCCTTCGGCGACGACGTGATCCGCCTGGGCGGCGCCGGTGTGCGGCCGCAGGAGCTTGCGGTGCTGACGGTGGCCGTGCTGCTGATGCTCGGCTTCGACCTCGTCATGCGCCGCACGCGGCTGGGCAAGGCGATGCGGGCCGTGGCGCACGACCCCAACGTGGCGGCGCTGATGGGCATCAACGTCACGGCGGTCATGCTCGGCGCCTTCGCTCTCTCCTCCGCGCTCGCCGGCATCGGCGGGGTGCTGGTGGCGCCGATCGCCTCCGCCTCCCTCTTCATGGGCGTCGGCATCGCGCTCAAGGCCTTTTCCGGCGCCATCCTCGGGGGGCTGGACAACCCGCGCGGCTGCATCTTCGGCGGCTTCGCCCTCGGCCTGATGGAATCCGGCGTGGCGCTCTGGCAGGCCCAGTGGCGCGAGATCGCGGTCTTCCTCCTCATCATCCTCGTCCTGGCCATCCGCCCCAACGGGCTGTTCGGCCGGCGCGCGCTGGACAAGGTGTGA